The Acidobacteriota bacterium genome includes a region encoding these proteins:
- a CDS encoding sigma 54-interacting transcriptional regulator, translated as MEATSRDYVSQFNGPIAIRSKVHVRLIGRSPQITALQAEIDRVARSDAKVLITGESGVGKEIVSRSIHAGGPRSNMVFAPVNCAGLPETLLESELFGHVKGSFTGAYRDKPGKLESAHMGTVFLDEIGEMTLRMQGLLLRFLETGEIQRVGADGGARHVNVRIIGATHRNLREMIAQGTFREDLYYRLNVIQIAVPPLRERCEDVPELVHYFLGKFVTANQSPISGVAPDAMKALMAYSWPGNVRELENLIERMVVAVQHETIELADLPSEVRAQDNVAFRPRRERRRTVADDLYTRLTEQRESFWATVYPMYMAREITRAHVRDVVRRGLEEARGNYKIVARLFNMEAREYKRFLNFLRKHDCQLPFKEYR; from the coding sequence TTGGAAGCTACCAGTCGCGACTACGTCAGCCAGTTCAACGGCCCCATCGCCATCCGGTCAAAGGTGCACGTGCGCCTGATCGGCCGCAGCCCTCAGATCACCGCCCTGCAGGCCGAGATCGATCGCGTCGCCCGCAGCGACGCCAAGGTCTTGATCACCGGAGAGAGCGGGGTGGGCAAGGAGATCGTGTCGCGCAGCATTCACGCCGGCGGCCCGCGCTCGAACATGGTGTTCGCGCCGGTCAATTGCGCCGGCCTGCCCGAGACGCTGCTCGAGTCCGAACTGTTCGGCCACGTCAAGGGCAGCTTCACCGGCGCCTATCGCGACAAGCCAGGCAAGCTCGAGTCGGCCCACATGGGCACCGTGTTCCTCGATGAAATCGGCGAGATGACCCTGCGCATGCAGGGACTGCTGCTGCGCTTTCTCGAGACCGGCGAGATCCAGCGCGTCGGCGCCGACGGCGGCGCCCGTCACGTCAACGTCCGGATCATCGGTGCCACGCACCGCAACCTGCGCGAGATGATCGCCCAGGGCACGTTCCGCGAAGACCTCTACTACCGGCTCAACGTGATCCAGATCGCCGTGCCGCCGCTGCGCGAACGCTGCGAAGACGTGCCCGAACTGGTCCATTACTTCCTGGGCAAGTTCGTCACCGCCAACCAGTCACCGATTTCCGGGGTGGCCCCCGACGCCATGAAGGCGCTGATGGCCTACTCGTGGCCCGGCAACGTCCGCGAACTCGAAAACCTGATCGAACGCATGGTGGTGGCGGTCCAGCACGAGACCATCGAGCTGGCCGACCTGCCCTCGGAGGTGCGCGCGCAGGACAACGTGGCCTTCCGCCCGCGCCGCGAGCGCCGCCGCACCGTGGCCGACGATCTCTACACGCGGCTGACCGAACAGCGCGAGTCGTTCTGGGCGACCGTCTACCCGATGTACATGGCCCGCGAAATTACCCGCGCCCATGTGCGCGACGTGGTGCGCCGCGGCCTCGAAGAAGCCCGCGGTAACTACAAGATCGTCGCCCGCCTGTTCAACATGGAAGCGCGCGAATACAAGCGCTTCCTGAACTTCCTGAGGAAACATGACTGCCAACTGCCGTTTAAAGAATATCGATAG
- a CDS encoding PilZ domain-containing protein: MSETTPDRRRATRAVIADTELSVLAFPAPVRLIDISLSGVLLESTHPVGLGTRGTLRFNFGGVPFSADVQVERLTPLAAPAGTSRFSIGAAFVALRRQDQRVIERFADQ; this comes from the coding sequence ATGAGCGAGACCACCCCCGATCGCCGACGCGCCACACGCGCTGTCATCGCCGACACCGAATTGAGCGTGTTGGCGTTCCCGGCTCCGGTGCGCCTGATCGATATCAGCTTGTCGGGCGTGTTGCTCGAGTCCACGCACCCGGTGGGCCTCGGCACCCGGGGCACCCTGCGCTTCAACTTCGGCGGCGTGCCGTTCTCGGCCGACGTCCAGGTGGAGCGATTGACGCCGCTGGCGGCGCCGGCGGGCACCTCGCGTTTCTCGATAGGCGCGGCTTTCGTCGCGCTTCGCCGGCAGGACCAACGCGTCATCGAGCGGTTTGCGGATCAGTGA
- a CDS encoding PilZ domain-containing protein, producing the protein MKRGAGDRRDRVRFEVFGFFWGTFDVREAARVRNLTSSGALIEAAEPLAVESIQSICLTIDGQPTMADARVRHLRPEGAPPTHYLVGVEFLSVSSAFQEAVDRLIAYRSLPTELA; encoded by the coding sequence CCGGTGACCGTCGTGACCGTGTCCGCTTCGAAGTCTTCGGGTTCTTCTGGGGCACCTTCGACGTGCGCGAGGCCGCGCGGGTGCGCAACCTCACCAGTAGTGGCGCGTTGATCGAGGCGGCCGAACCCCTCGCGGTCGAGTCGATTCAGTCGATCTGCCTCACCATCGACGGGCAGCCCACCATGGCCGACGCGCGCGTGCGCCACCTGCGGCCCGAGGGCGCGCCGCCGACTCACTATCTAGTAGGCGTCGAATTCCTGTCGGTCTCATCAGCTTTCCAGGAAGCCGTTGATCGCCTGATCGCGTATCGCTCGCTGCCTACCGAACTTGCGTAA